In Halorientalis sp. LT38, a genomic segment contains:
- a CDS encoding digeranylgeranylglycerophospholipid reductase has product MTDHYDVVVAGAGPAGAQCARDLAARDYDVLVLETEAEAEFPRQSNKSTAGTFPSMMASFNVPGDVVMNYTDSVVLESPNEHYVREQAGAVLEFAEFKQWLVADGRRKGAEYRFDSRVANPITDGGEIVGVEYAGGQEVYADIVIDATGPAAPIARALGVSDLERNNQAIGIEYEFEGLAIDHDEYADLTDAMMLRLDHDLAPGGYSWIFHTGEDTAKVGLCYIQNESHKGYAREDFGIDDYLEYWLDTDPRFETASKIEGKMHRGSAHIQMPGRMSTDNFMAIGDTVPTIDPLWGEGIHKCMESGRVAAVTADKALTPANPDTSAKNMATYDDLWHERVAPRIRERLLMTQLLYLAPNDRYDRLMRDLQRADDDTLQQANKGSPMAIQRLIHASDLPILADFARQRVDATSAGNRNGAVAAIAKLFRN; this is encoded by the coding sequence GTTCCCGCGCCAGAGCAACAAGTCGACGGCCGGCACGTTCCCGTCGATGATGGCGTCGTTCAACGTCCCCGGCGACGTCGTGATGAACTACACCGACAGCGTGGTGCTCGAATCGCCCAACGAGCACTACGTCCGCGAGCAGGCCGGCGCCGTGCTCGAGTTCGCGGAGTTCAAGCAGTGGCTCGTCGCGGACGGTCGCCGGAAGGGCGCCGAGTACCGGTTCGACTCCCGGGTCGCCAATCCGATCACGGACGGCGGCGAGATCGTCGGCGTCGAGTACGCCGGCGGGCAGGAAGTGTACGCCGACATCGTGATCGACGCCACGGGGCCCGCCGCGCCGATCGCTCGCGCGCTGGGCGTCAGCGATCTCGAGCGCAACAATCAGGCCATCGGCATCGAGTACGAGTTCGAGGGGCTCGCGATCGACCACGACGAGTACGCCGACCTGACCGACGCCATGATGCTCCGCCTGGACCACGACCTCGCGCCGGGCGGGTACTCCTGGATCTTCCACACCGGCGAGGACACGGCGAAGGTCGGCCTCTGTTACATCCAGAACGAGAGCCACAAGGGCTACGCCCGCGAGGACTTCGGGATCGACGACTACCTCGAGTACTGGCTCGACACCGACCCGCGCTTCGAGACCGCCTCGAAGATCGAGGGGAAGATGCACCGGGGCTCCGCCCACATCCAGATGCCCGGCCGGATGAGCACAGACAACTTCATGGCCATCGGTGACACCGTGCCGACGATCGACCCGCTGTGGGGCGAGGGCATCCACAAGTGCATGGAGTCGGGCCGCGTCGCCGCGGTCACCGCCGACAAGGCGCTCACGCCGGCGAACCCGGATACCTCCGCGAAAAACATGGCGACCTACGACGACCTGTGGCACGAACGGGTCGCGCCACGGATCCGCGAGCGGTTGCTGATGACCCAGTTGCTCTACCTCGCGCCAAACGACCGGTACGACCGGTTGATGCGTGACCTCCAGCGGGCCGACGACGACACGCTCCAGCAGGCCAACAAGGGGAGTCCCATGGCGATCCAGCGGCTCATTCACGCCTCGGACCTGCCGATCCTGGCCGACTTCGCTCGCCAGCGCGTCGACGCCACCTCGGCCGGCAACCGCAACGGCGCGGTCGCCGCCATCGCGAAACTGTTCCGGAACTGA